Proteins encoded within one genomic window of Saccharomyces paradoxus chromosome V, complete sequence:
- the DMC1 gene encoding recombinase DMC1 (Meiosis-specific recombinase required for repair of double-strand bre~similar to YER179W), whose amino-acid sequence MSVTGTEVDSDTTKNILSVDELQNYGINASDLQKLKSGGIYTVNTVLSTTRRHLCKIKGLSEVKVEKIKEAAGKIIQVGFIPATVQLDIRQRVYSLSTGSKQLDSILGGGIMTMSITEVFGEFRCGKTQMSHTLCVTTQLPREMGGGEGKVAYIDTEGTFRPERIKQIAEGYELDPESCLANVSYARALNSEHQMELVEQLGEELSSGDYRLIVVDSIMANFRVDYCGRGELSERQQKLNQHLFKLNRLAEEFNVAVFLTNQVQSDPGASALFASADGRKPIGGHVLAHASATRILLRKGRGDERVAKLQDSPDMPEKECVYVIGEKGITDSSD is encoded by the exons ATGTCTGTTACAGGAACTGAAGTCGATAGTGatacaacaaaaaatatcctTAGTGTGGATGAATTACAGAACTACGGTATCAATGCCTCAGATCTgcaaaaattaaaatcaGGCGGGATATACACTGTCAAC ACCGttttatcaacaacaagaagacACTTATGTAAAATCAAGGGATTGAGTGAAGTGAAAGTGgagaaaatcaaagaagCTGCTGGTAAAATCATACAGGTGGGATTTATTCCCGCTACTGTGCAATTGGACATAAGACAGCGTGTGTACTCATTATCAACTGGATCCAAGCAACTGGATTCTATTCTGGGTGGCGGAATAATGACAATGAGTATCACAGAAGTATTTGGTGAATTTAGGTGTGGTAAGACACAGATGTCCCATACTTTGTGTGTTACGACACAGCTTCCGAGGGAAATGGGCGGTGGTGAAGGCAAAGTGGCATATATTGATACAGAAGGTACTTTCAGGCCCGAGAGGATTAAGCAAATTGCGGAAGGCTATGAACTGGATCCTGAATCATGTCTGGCAAATGTTTCATATGCTAGGGCCTTGAATAGTGAACATCAAATGGAACTCGTTGAGCAATTAGGTGAAGAGCTTAGTTCTGGAGATTATCGTCTTATTGTGGTAGATTCGATAATGGCAAACTTTAGAGTAGACTATTGTGGTAGAGGTGAGCTAAGCGAAAGGCAACAAAAGCTTAATCAAcatcttttcaaattaaaTAGATTGGCAGAGGAATTTAATGTCGCAGTATTTCTAACAAACCAAGTTCAGTCAGACCCAGGTGCTTCTGCATTATTTGCCTCTGCAGATGGTAGGAAACCGATTGGAGGGCACGTCTTGGCACATGCGTCAGCAACAAGGATCCTGTTGAGAAAAGGACGTGGTGACGAAAGAGTTGCCAAGTTACAAGATTCTCCAGATATGcctgaaaaagaatgtgTTTATGTAATTGGTGAAAAAGGTATCACCGATTCAAGTGACTAG
- the PUG1 gene encoding Pug1p (Plasma membrane protein involved in protoprophyrin and heme transport~similar to YER185W): MSTTDSGFVLYHYTPSKAAAIVFVVLFILTTVIYAVQTLYAARKSSKILKNNPFESSDDKVDIFKDDEYKQLKISSTVYAFLPFFAGCIMEVVGYIGRALSSSNPEKTTPYIIQSVLLLVAPALIAATIYMIFGRLLHVMRCQSLMIVSARFGTSFFVVGDVFSFFLQAAGGGLMSKAGSTKTGSGLITAGLFVQVVFFGFFIINEIRFTVSVKKRCLFYEDISRRWIFVNATLLLSSVLILLRSIVRIVEFIQGFNGYIIAHEYFIYVFDAVPMLLVIIAFSVGSFFGNVFDVINECQTLNN, encoded by the coding sequence ATGTCTACAACTGATTCTGGATTCGTTCTTTACCATTACACGCCTAGCAAAGCTGCTGCAATTGTATTTGTCGTGCTCTTTATTCTTACGACAGTTATTTATGCTGTGCAAACCTTATATGCTGCGAGAAAGTCTTCcaagatattgaaaaataatccATTTGAGTCATCAGATGATAAGgttgatatttttaaagatgatgaatACAAGCAACTAAAAATCTCATCCACTGTTTATGCGTTCTTACCTTTCTTCGCTGGCTGCATCATGGAGGTCGTTGGTTATATCGGGAGGGCTCTATCCAGTTCCAATCCTGAAAAGACAACACCATATATTATTCAGTCCGTCCTTTTATTAGTTGCTCCGGCACTAATAGCTGCTACGATTTATATGATTTTTGGAAGGCTATTACATGTTATGAGGTGCCAATCCTTAATGATAGTTTCCGCACGCTTTGGTACATCATTTTTTGTTGTGGGAGATGTttttagtttctttttacaaGCCGCAGGTGGCGGGCTAATGTCTAAGGCAGGATCAACAAAGACTGGTTCAGGGCTCATAACTGCCGGCCTTTTTGTACAAGTGGtcttttttggatttttcattattaatgAGATAAGGTTCACAGTAAGtgttaaaaaaagatgctTATTTTATGAAGATATTTCCAGAAGATGGATCTTTGTGAATGCTACCCTATTATTAAGCAGTGTGTTGATCCTATTACGTTCAATTGTCAGAATAGTTGAGTTCATTCAGGGATTCAATGGTTATATAATCGCTCATGAGTATTTCATATATGTCTTCGATGCAGTACCAATGTTATTGGTAATCATAGCATTTAGTGTGGGTTCCTTCTTTGGTAACGTATTCGATGTCATAAACGAGTGTCAAACGTTAAATAATTAG
- the FAU1 gene encoding 5-formyltetrahydrofolate cyclo-ligase (5,10-methenyltetrahydrofolate synthetase~similar to YER183C) codes for MATKQLLRRQIKRIINALDYDTIAAESHTISQVVRSLIASTNSWRVACYMSMDKGEVTTGEIIKNLFYDGQEVFLPRCTHTSESKHFKLREDHHPHLIFHRMSSLRMVRDLKPQGPYQLKEPGSHIEESNILDVVLVPGVAFDIKTGARMGHGAGYYDDFFQRYKILRQGQKPLLIGLCLMEQLTSPIPLEKHDFPMDCIVCGDGSIHWFQ; via the coding sequence ATGGCCACTAAGCAATTACTGAGGCGGCAAATCAAGAGGATAATAAATGCTCTTGATTACGATACTATCGCTGCAGAGTCGCATACCATCTCTCAGGTAGTACGCTCATTAATCGCTTCCACCAATTCCTGGCGTGTGGCATGTTATATGAGCATGGATAAAGGAGAAGTAACAACCGGAGAAATTATTAAGAATTTGTTCTATGATGGTCAGGAGGTTTTTTTGCCAAGGTGTACGCATACTTCTGAATCCAAGCATTTTAAGCTACGGGAAGATCACCATCCacatttgatatttcatCGAATGAGTAGCTTGAGAATGGTGCGTGATTTAAAACCTCAAGGCCCTTATCAACTAAAAGAACCTGGATCACATATCGAGGAATCTAATATTCTGGATGTTGTCTTGGTGCCTGGGGTGGCGTTTGATATTAAAACCGGCGCAAGGATGGGTCATGGTGCAGGGTATTATGACGATTTCTTCCAACGGTATAAAATACTACGTCAAGGTCAAAAGCCCCTCCTTATCGGACTGTGTCTCATGGAGCAGTTGACTTCTCCAATTCCTCTAGAAAAGCACGATTTCCCTATGGATTGTATAGTATGCGGAGACGGATCCATACATTGGTTTCAATAg
- the SLO1 gene encoding Slo1p (Protein required for sporulation~similar to YER180C): MSTESMSVDSSMNNKSPAEANISERETKTKNERMMHQTKLLKDTLDLLWNKTLEQQEVCEQLKRENDYLEDYIGNLMKSSNVLEK, from the coding sequence ATGTCAACGGAAAGCATGAGCGTTGATTCATCGATGAACAACAAGTCACCTGCTGAAGCAAATATTAGCGAAAgggaaacaaaaacaaagaatgAGAGGATGATGCACCAAACCAAACTTCTAAAAGATACTTTAGATTTGTTGTGGAATAAAACTTTAGAACAGCAAGAAGTATGTGAGCAATTAAAGCGAGAAAATGATTACCTGGAGGATTACATTGGcaatttgatgaaatcCAGTAACGTGTTAGAAAAATAA
- the BMH1 gene encoding 14-3-3 family protein BMH1 (14-3-3 protein, major isoform~similar to YER177W), whose translation MSTSREDSVYLAKLAEQAERYEEMVENMKTVASSGQELSVEERNLLSVAYKNVIGARRASWRIVSSIEQKEESKEKSEHQVELIRSYRSKIETELTKISDDILSVLDSHLIPSATTGESKVFYYKMKGDYHRYLAEFSSGDAREKATNASLEAYKTASEIATTELPPTHPIRLGLALNFSVFYYEIQNSPDKACHLAKQAFDDAIAELDTLSEESYKDSTLIMQLLRDNLTLWTSDMSESGQAEDQQQQQHQQQQPPAAAEGEAPK comes from the coding sequence ATGTCAACCAGTCGTGAAGATTCTGTGTACTTGGCCAAGCTGGCCGAACAGGCCGAACGTTATGAAGAAATGGTCGAAAATATGAAGACCGTTGCCTCTTCTGGCCAAGAGTTGTCCGTCGAAGAGCGTAATTTATTGTCTGTTGCTTACAAGAATGTCATCGGTGCTCGTCGTGCTTCTTGGAGAATTGTTTCTTCTATCGAGCAGAAGGAGGAGTCTAAGGAGAAGTCCGAACACCAGGTTGAGTTGATTCGTTCATACCGTTCGAAGATTGAGACCGAACTAACCAAGATCTCCGACGACATTTTGTCCGTACTAGACTCCCACTTGATTCCATCGGCCACCACTGGCGAATCCAAGGTCTTCTACTACAAGATGAAGGGTGATTATCACCGTTATTTGGCTGAATTTTCGAGTGGCGATGCTAGGGAAAAGGCAACAAACGCCTCTTTGGAAGCATACAAGACCGCTTCTGAGATTGCCACCACGGAGTTACCCCCAACTCACCCAATCCGTCTAGGTTTGGCCCTAAATTTCTCTGTCTTCTACTACGAAATTCAAAACTCTCCAGACAAGGCCTGCCATTTGGCCAAGCAAGCTTTCGACGACGCTATTGCTGAGTTGGACACTCTATCCGAAGAATCATACAAAGATAGCACACTTATCATGCAACTGCTAAGGGACAATCTAACTTTGTGGACTTCAGACATGTCCGAGTCCGGTCAAGCTGAAgaccaacaacaacagcaacatcaacagcagcagccaCCTGCTGCCGCCGAAGGTGAAGCACCAAAGTAA
- the FMP10 gene encoding Fmp10p (similar to YER182W): MLKRTAIAQLRKYTNGIVFKTASKPKRRWIPWTIFGGSFFGGWYLTQHMTFTDLLAYWRYDALPKNADEVVKYHADLNRRLNGLPIVKQLEEAGFVQVIANEEKNLLVSRALNTPGGIAIPPRVYYNPSRRETVGLYHLGMKLTGYPFLIHGGILATVIEDLMKEAFRLEKGTKNINQETKDLSISYKFPTLANQFVVVRTTDLQQYGNKTKLKAELMDQSGNRTLVKANATFASEE; the protein is encoded by the coding sequence ATGCTTAAAAGAACCGCAATAGCCCAGTTAAGGAAGTACACAAATGGCATTGTTTTTAAGACAGCTTCTAAACCTAAAAGAAGGTGGATTCCATGGACGATTTTTGGCGGAAGCTTCTTTGGAGGGTGGTACTTAACGCAGCATATGACATTCACAGACCTATTGGCATATTGGAGATATGACGCCCTTCCCAAGAACGCAGATGAAGTCGTCAAATATCACGCAGATCTGAATAGACGTTTAAATGGCCTACCTATTGTAAAACAGTTGGAGGAAGCAGGTTTTGTACAGGTTATTGCcaatgaagagaaaaactTGTTAGTGTCAAGGGCACTAAACACGCCGGGTGGCATTGCTATACCACCAAGAGTTTATTACAACCCAAGTAGGCGTGAAACTGTCGGGCTATACCATTTAGGAATGAAGCTAACCGGTTATCCTTTCCTAATTCACGGAGGCATCCTAGCAACAGTCATCGAAGACTTAATGAAAGAAGCCTTTAGACTcgaaaaaggaacaaaaaacataaaCCAAGAGACTAAGGATTTGAGTATTTCGTACAAGTTCCCCACATTAGCTAACCAGTTTGTCGTAGTAAGAACCACCGATCTCCAGCAATACGGTAACAAAACCAAACTAAAGGCTGAACTTATGGACCAAAGTGGCAATAGGACATTGGTCAAAGCTAACGCTACGTTTGCCAGCGAAGAGTaa
- the TOG1 gene encoding Tog1p (Transcriptional activator of oleate genes~similar to YER184C) translates to MAAKRGLAKQTSRVSKACERCHRKKIKCDSKKPCFGCVGSQSKCTYKNQLYEPIEVFFNYTGSLSNNLDNVKCSIAKLKTQLPPSAPASLRKDLANICTELEKIQPQLYLNLDSKEISSYDGPKSIETEIIGKQSKFLNRFSNAFESNTAQNVSMYFGVYSPLLYFTSTGISWITKKLISCSDDRETRETIYLFLKFLDASSASHASPKVTSISPLEYYAKLNGLSCGNDVLIQHIMSNISNEIKENTNITRTNKFNKPTDWFMYGVHLMEQHHKTLDRKSSKLLSLKGFLEQDELIFCLCLEYFERSIFSTMYDLIILKGLVSLMKHRYWIDDPFVLGRIICTMSRRSLDAGLNRWEYYIGQEEGTAEAYRKLWWDCYWWDRWYSLVTGKQPLIPDEMTSCLFPKEVVGLGVDDSMDCFTLINLVKLDPSKLEVCISFGYILLTKIITAVFSGLLYNRHFTDYRLFATPDTKDLNGTAQQLMAEFSKVYKIFQRVQDKLVPFLKQYSENSSAFELYTHFGFAKVCCFQGIETLILRIQNLLQGREKAELDSCVKDIRLETFKASVDILTDILKLKDMFYIFRCSWFIYAILMNITLYFIETPRRNSISYLSLMCSVIASFDDLFISSGNVSLKGNNAFFKKLQNGTTVSFILTRICCQMYIRSQKTTRESLFSELKKYGQACSDASQAVLDIECIWYKNIIGEHKESSFRKEILSILDRDMGDLVNNRVIGVQGKNETGTCHEELPLTGMDFGSLENFVTSGSLPDFLNLFWEDIELGISKGNFGE, encoded by the coding sequence ATGGCGGCAAAGAGAGGATTGGCAAAACAGACCTCTAGGGTAAGCAAAGCGTGTGAAAGATGTCATAGGAAAAAGATTAAGTGTGACAGTAAGAAACCATGTTTTGGTTGTGTTGGATCTCAGTCTAAATGCACGTATAAAAATCAACTGTACGAACCCATTGAggtttttttcaattataCAGGCAGTCTCAGTAACAATCTGGATAATGTTAAGTGTAGTATAGCCAAATTGAAAACTCAGCTACCTCCAAGCGCACCGGCATCTCTACGGAAAGACCTAGCCAATATTTGCACAGAGCTCGAAAAAATTCAACCTCAGCTTTACCTTAATCTAGACAGCAAGGAAATTAGCTCTTACGATGGTCCGAAGTCGATAGAAACAGAAATTATTGGGAAACAGTCTAAATTTCTGAACAGGTTCTCTAACGCTTTTGAAAGCAATACCGCACAAAATGTCAGTATGTACTTTGGAGTCTACTCACCGCTGCTATATTTTACTTCCACCGGCATTAGCTGGATAactaaaaaattgatttcaTGTTCGGATGATAGGGAGACGAGAGAGACCatctatttatttttgaagtttcttGACGCTAGCTCTGCTAGTCATGCTAGTCCTAAAGTAACTTCGATATCTCCTCTAGAGTATTATGCAAAGTTGAACGGGCTTTCATGTGGAAACGACGTACTTATTCAACACATTATGTCAAATATATCcaatgaaatcaaagagaATACGAACATCACTCGAACTAATAAATTTAATAAACCAACGGACTGGTTTATGTACGGAGTACATCTAATGGAACAGCATCACAAGACGTTGGATCGTAAAAGTTCCAAATTGTTGTCTTTGAAAGGTTTTCTTGAGCAGGATGAGTTgattttttgtctttgtcTTGAGTATTTTGAAAGATccatattttcaacaatgTACGATTTGATCATTTTAAAGGGTTTAGTCTCACTGATGAAACATAGATATTGGATCGACGATCCTTTTGTGTTGGGAAGAATTATTTGCACGATGTCCAGGCGAAGTTTGGATGCTGGTTTAAACCGTTGGGAATATTATATTGGCCAAGAGGAGGGCACTGCGGAAGCATATCGTAAGTTATGGTGGGATTGCTATTGGTGGGATAGATGGTACTCCTTGGTCACCGGCAAGCAGCCATTGATACCAGATGAAATGACCTCGTGTCTCTTTCCTAAGGAAGTAGTCGGATTAGGAGTAGACGATTCGATGGACTGTTTTACTTTAATAAACTTGGTCAAGCTCGACCCAAGTAAACTTGAAGTTTGTATTTCTTTCGGCTATATTCTATTGACAAAAATCATTACAGCAGTATTTTCTGGGTTGCTTTATAATCGACATTTTACAGACTACAGATTATTTGCCACGCCTGATACAAAAGACCTAAATGGAACTGCACAACAGCTTATGGCGGAGTTTTCAAAGgtatataaaattttccagCGCGTACAAGACAAGCTAGTTCCTTTTCTCAAACAATACTCTGAAAACAGTAGTGCATTTGAATTATACACCCATTTTGGGTTTGCTAAGGTTTGTTGTTTCCAGGGAATAGAGACTTTGATATTAAGGATACAAAATCTCTTAcaaggaagagaaaaagccGAACTCGATTCATGCGTAAAGGACATCAGGCTTGAAACCTTTAAAGCATCTGTAGATATTTTAACAGACATTCTCAAGCTGAAAGATATGTTCTATATTTTCCGATGTTCGTGGTTCATATATGCGATCTTGATGAATATCACCTTGTATTTCATCGAGACCCCCAGAAGAAACTCGATATCTTATTTATCCTTGATGTGCAGTGTGATAGCCTCATTTGATGATTTATTCATAAGCTCTGGCAATGTTAGCCTCAAGGGCAATAACGCgttttttaaaaagttGCAAAATGGGACAACAGTGTCCTTCATCCTAACACGTATTTGCTGCCAGATGTACATACGATCGCAGAAAACGACTAGAGAATCATTATTCAGtgaactgaaaaaatacgGCCAGGCTTGTTCGGATGCTAGTCAAGCAGTGTTGGATATTGAATGTATCTGGTACAAGAATATAATAGGGGAACATAAAGAATCGAGCTTTCGTAAAGAAATTCTCAGTATTCTTGATAGGGACATGGGCGATCTGGTGAATAATAGGGTTATTGGTgtacaaggaaaaaatgagaCGGGTACTTGTCATGAGGAGTTGCCGCTCACCGGCATGGATTTTGGCAGCCTCGAAAATTTTGTGACTTCAGGATCTCTACCAGACTTTCTCAATCTATTTTGGGAGGACATTGAGTTGGGTATTTCTAAAGGAAACTTTGGAGAGTAA
- the ISC10 gene encoding Isc10p (Protein required for sporulation~similar to YER180C) has translation MDVDERLQQDENQTHHFLQKKSSGFLIKEKVSTKSKDPDNIRLRDLNFNHRKKLDGKKIAKQVPVQVNFKKSNKIEALTALESNELTDINLDYIPDSPSIEKISGPENSAAVTPKNIIHLQSDSDLILEECDHNYDCGPFYRLYNYENRIEPDDYEAILNAIITDEIAGTYPIFERELEYQELKSLVRKRDYILYYLLSKDYRGFFQLKEERTLFYRYPSIAYTSPLKYLDKRSENELFIGEDDEELQSFDLENTSSVRTLDSNIWR, from the coding sequence ATGGATGTCGATGAGAGATTGCAACAAGATGAAAATCAAACTCATCACTTTTTACAGAAGAAGTCAAGTGGttttttgataaaggaaaaggttTCTACAAAATCCAAGGATCCTGATAATATAAGGCTTCGTGACTTGAACTTCAATCATAGGAAAAAACTAGACggtaaaaaaatagcaaagCAAGTCCCAGTTCAGGTAAACTTTAAGAAGTCTAACAAAATTGAAGCTCTCACTGCCCTAGAATCAAATGAATTGACAGATATCAACCTTGATTATATACCGGATTCCCCATCTATAGAGAAAATATCAGGGCCTGAGAACTCCGCTGCTGTAACgccaaaaaatataatacaTTTACAATCTGATTCCGATCTTATTCTCGAAGAGTGCGACCATAATTATGACTGTGGCCCCTTTTATCGTCTGTACAACTACGAGAATAGAATTGAGCCCGATGACTACGAGGCTATTTTAAATGCTATAATAACGGACGAAATTGCCGGGACATATCCGATTTTCGAACGGGAATTAGAGTATCAAGAACTTAAAAGTCTTGTTAGAAAGCGggattatattttatattatctCTTATCAAAGGATTATCGGGGGTTTTTTCAGTTGAAAGAGGAGCGTACTTTATTCTATAGGTACCCTTCAATTGCGTACACTAGTCCATTGAAATATCTGGACAAGCGGTCTGAAAACGAACTGTTTATAGGGGAAGATGATGAGGAGCTTCAATCTTTTGATCTCGAAAACACATCATCTGTGAGGACTTTAGATAGTAATATATGGCGTTAG
- the PDA1 gene encoding pyruvate dehydrogenase (acetyl-transferring) subunit E1 alpha (E1 alpha subunit of the pyruvate dehydrogenase (PDH) complex~similar to YER178W), producing the protein MLAASFKRQPSQLVRGLGSVLHTSTRIGHVRTMATLKTTDKKAPEDIEGSDTVQIELPESSFESYMLDPPDLSYETSKATLLQMYKDMVIIRRMEMACDALYKAKKIRGFCHLSVGQEAIAVGIENAITKLDSIITSYRCHGFTFMRGASVKAVLAELMGRRAGVSYGKGGSMHLYAPGFYGGNGIVGAQVPLGAGLAFAHQYKNEDACSFTLYGDGASNQGQVFESFNMAKLWNLPVVFCCENNKYGMGTAASRSSAMTEYFKRGQYIPGLKVNGMDILAVYQASKFAKDWCLSGKGPLVLEYETYRYGGHSMSDPGTTYRTRDEIQHMRSKNDPIAGLKMHLIDLGIATEAEVKAYDKSARKYVDEQVELADAAPPPEAKLSILFEDVYVKGTETPTLRGRIPEDTWDFKKQGFASRD; encoded by the coding sequence ATGCTTGCTGCTTCATTCAAACGCCAACCATCGCAATTGGTCCGTGGGCTAGGAAGTGTTCTTCACACCTCCACCAGGATAGGCCATGTTCGTACTATGGCAACTTTAAAAACAACCGATAAGAAGGCCCCTGAGGACATCGAGGGTTCAGACACGGTGCAAATTGAATTGCCCGAATCTTCCTTTGAATCGTATATGCTGGACCCACCAGACTTGTCTTATGAAACTTCCAAGGCAACCTTGTTACAAATGTATAAAGATATGGTCATCATCAGAAGAATGGAAATGGCTTGTGATGCCTTGTACAAGGCCAAGAAAATCAGAGGTTTTTGCCATCTATCTGTTGGTCAAGAGGCTATTGCTGTCGGTATCGAGAATGCCATCACAAAATTGGATTCCATCATCACATCTTACAGATGTCACGGTTTCACTTTCATGAGAGGTGCCTCAGTGAAAGCTGTTTTGGCTGAATTGATGGGTAGGAGGGCCGGTGTCTCCTATGGTAAGGGTGGTTCCATGCATCTTTACGCTCCGGGCTTCTATGGTGGTAATGGTATTGTGGGTGCCCAAGTTCCTTTAGGTGCAGGTTTAGCTTTTGCTCACCAATACAAGAACGAAGACGCGTGCTCTTTCACTTTATATGGTGATGGTGCCTCCAACCAGGGTCAAGTCTTTGAATCTTTCAACATGGCAAAATTATGGAATTTGCCAGTTGTGTTTTGCTGTGAGAACAACAAGTACGGTATGGGTACCGCTGCTTCAAGATCCTCCGCGATGACTGAGTACTTCAAGCGTGGTCAATATATTCCAGGTTTAAAGGTTAACGGTATGGATATTCTAGCTGTCTACCAAGCATCTAAATTTGCTAAGGACTGGTGTTTATCTGGTAAAGGCCCTCTTGTTCTAGAATATGAAACCTATAGATACGGTGGTCATTCTATGTCTGATCCTGGTACCACATACAGAACTAGAGACGAAATTCAGCACATGAGATCCAAAAACGATCCAATTGCTGGTCTCAAGATGCATTTGATCGATTTGGGAATTGCCACTGAAGCTGAAGTCAAGGCTTACGACAAGTCCGCCAGAAAATACGTCGACGAACAAGTTGAATTAGCTGATGCTGCTCCTCCTCCAGAAGCTAAATTATCCATCTTGTTTGAAGATGTCTACGTGAAAGGTACAGAAACTCCAACTCTAAGAGGTAGAATTCCTGAAGACACTTGGGACTTCAAAAAGCAAGGTTTTGCCTCCAGAGATTAA